Proteins encoded by one window of Haliotis asinina isolate JCU_RB_2024 chromosome 6, JCU_Hal_asi_v2, whole genome shotgun sequence:
- the LOC137286134 gene encoding neuronal acetylcholine receptor subunit alpha-3-like — MKLVYVLVLLVLCRSAVCSIEGMKRLYSDIFGNYSTKIRPLYNQSQHVDVHSRFNLVSITEVDQVRQILHSYAWMNLTWQDEFLTWKPEDYSGIKSIHPPLTDIWRPKLIVPVSLEDRDVFKDETSSITVYSDGTVTWFPGANFVTDCKLDLMLFPFDVQTCQFRFLPVSYNSDELKMVSSLSSANTQGYTENGEWSISASRAYTIERTVVDFTYSFLYIDIHLERRPMFFVLNVIIPVVVLSFLNIFVFSLPCDCGEKVSYAITCLLALTVFMSIVSELLPKSSDNIPMVTVYLTCLLGISVLSVIATILIVMKDTEKINKKTPQSPLFVIPRLFRFPGSSCKVMDQIQLDSKTGGSAGNGNPTGMVLKGRSSCGGYCVTVDSLCTVIFTALWIVVSLGFLIQITK, encoded by the coding sequence ATGAAGCTCGTGTATGTGCTGGTGTTGTTGGTCCTGTGCAGATCTGCTGTATGCAGTATTGAGGGGATGAAGAGACTGTACAGCGACATATTTGGAAACTACAGCACTAAAATCAGACCACTATACAACCAGAGTCAGCATGTTGACGTTCACAGCAGATTCAACTTGGTGTCCATCACTGAAGTAGACCAGGTGAGACAGATTCTCCATAGCTACGCGTGGATGAATCTAACATGGCAAGATGAGTTTCTCACCTGGAAACCTGAGGATTATAGTGGCATAAAGTCTATACATCCTCCACTCACTGACATTTGGAGACCGAAACTCATCGTACCAGTGTCTCTGGAGGATCGGGATGTCTTCAAAGACGAGACATCCTCCATTACAGTTTACAGTGACGGTACAGTAACTTGGTTTCCTGGAGCAAACTTTGTTACTGACTGCAAGTTAGATCTGATGTTGTTTCCATTTGATGTTCAGACATGCCAGTTCCGATTTCTACCCGTCAGCTATAATTCAGATGAGCTGAAGATGGTTTCATCACTGTCTAGCGCAAACACTCAAGGGTACACAGAAAATGGGGAATGGAGTATTTCAGCATCCAGAGCATACACTATTGAAAGAACTGTCGTAGATTTCACCTACTCTTTCCTTTACATTGACATTCACCTTGAAAGGCGGCCGATGTTCTTTGTTCTCAATGTGATAATACCAGTGGTGGTGCTTTCATTTCTCAACATATTTGTCTTCTCACTTCCGTGTGACTGTGGCGAGAAAGTTTCATATGCCATCACGTGCCTTCTCGCTCTGACTGTATTCATGAGCATTGTGAGTGAACTACTTCCCAAATCGTCTGACAACATTCCAATGGTCACCGTATATCTAACGTGTCTCCTCGGAATCAGCGTTCTGTCCGTGATCGCCACCATCCTCATTGTCATGAAAGATACTGagaagatcaacaagaaaactCCACAGTCGCCATTGTTTGTGATTCCTCGTTTGTTCCGATTTCCAGGAAGTAGCTGCAAGGTTATGGACCAGATTCAACTGGATTCTAAAACCGGTGGTTCGGCTGGCAATGGAAATCCAACTGGAATGGTTCTGAAAGGTCGGAGTAGTTGTGGTGGGTACTGTGTAACAGTAGACTCTCTGTGTACGGTTATATTTACGGCTCTTTGGATCGTTGTATCTTTGGGATTCCTAATCCAGATAACAAAATAA
- the LOC137287505 gene encoding neuronal acetylcholine receptor subunit alpha-3-like, with product MKSLCVLVLLAVCGSAAGSIEGMKRLYNDIFGNYSTKIRPLYNQSQHVDVHSIFNLIAITEIDQVRQVLHSYVLMNLTWQDEFLTWKPEEYNGIKSIHPPLTDIWRPKLIVPVSLEDRDVFKDETSSITVHSDGRVTWLPGANFATDCKLDLTLFPFDVQSCQFRFLPVSYNSDELRMVSSVKTAYTKSFTENGEWSLSSSRAYTTERTFVDYTFSFLYVDIHLERRPMFFVLNVILPVVVLSFLNIFVFLLPCDSGEKVSYAITCLLALTVFMSIVGELLPRSSDNIPKVTMYLTCLLFTSVLSVVATILIVMKDPAKVNKKTPQSPLFVIPRFCSLLFSGSRRKVMDQVQLDSKIDGSTGNRNPTGQVLEDHRSSGGYCVTADSLCMVIFTALWTVVSVGFLIQITK from the coding sequence ATGAAATccctgtgtgtgttggtgttgttaGCTGTGTGCGGATCTGCTGCAGGCAGTATTGAGGGGATGAAGAGACTGTATAATGACATTTTTGGAAACTACAGCACTAAAATCAGACCACTATACAACCAGAGTCAGCATGTGGACGTTCACAGCATATTCAACTTGATTGCCATAACCGAAATAGACCAGGTGAGACAGGTTCTCCATAGCTACGTGTTGATGAATCTAACATGGCAAGATGAGTTTCTCACCTGGAAACCTGAGGAGTATAATGGCATAAAGTCTATACACCCTCCACTGACTGACATTTGGAGACCGAAACTCATCGTACCAGTGTCTCTGGAGGATCGGGATGTCTTCAAAGACGAGACATCCTCCATTACAGTTCACAGTGATGGCAGAGTAACTTGGTTACCTGGGGCAAACTTTGCTACTGACTGCAAGTTAGATCTGACGTTATTTCCATTTGACGTTCAGTCATGTCAGTTCCGATTTCTACCAGTGAGCTATAATTCAGATGAGTTGAGAATGGTTTCATCGGTAAAAACTGCATACACCAAATCGTTCACGGAAAACGGAGAATGGAGTCTTTCAAGTTCCAGAGCATACACTACTGAAAGAACTTTTGTAGATTACACCTTCTCTTTCCTTTACGTTGACATTCACCTTGAAAGGCGACCGATGTTCTTTGTTCTCAATGTAATACTACCTGTGGTTGTGCTTTCATTTCTCAACATATTCGTCTTCTTACTTCCGTGTGACAGTGGCGAGAAGGTTTCGTATGCCATCACGTGCCTTCTCGCTCTGACTGTATTCATGAGCATCGTGGGTGAGCTACTTCCCAGATCGTCTGACAACATTCCAAAGGTCACCATGTATCTAACGTGTCTCCTTTTTACCAGCGTTCTGTCCGTGGTCGCCACCATCCTCATTGTCATGAAAGATCCTGCGAAGGTCAACAAGAAAACCCCACAGTCGCCATTGTTTGTGATACCTCGTTTTTGCTCCTTGCTATTTTCAGGAAGTAGACGCAAGGTTATGGACCAGGTTCAACTGGATTCTAAAATCGATGGTTCCACTGGCAATAGAAATCCAACTGGACAGGTTCTGGAAGATCATAGAAGTTCCGGCGGGTACTGTGTAACTGCAGACTCTCTGTGTATGGTTATATTTACGGCTCTTTGGACAGTTGTGTCTGTGGGATTCCTCATCCAGATAACAAAATAA